From a single Tetrapisispora phaffii CBS 4417 chromosome 15, complete genome genomic region:
- the TPHA0O01250 gene encoding uncharacterized protein (similar to Saccharomyces cerevisiae YNL011C; ancestral locus Anc_1.394) — MNVVVFSGGTATNSLTPCFNKICLKGSDSDRELNEGTDSNSEQYGNLTYVLPISDNGGSTSEILRVFGGPALGDIRSRIVRLINDEDLKYVFSYRLSKDEQKAKKEWNSIVEGEHDLWSSISPVLKELVRSFLISIHTEILKRARSSSNSFNFSKASIGNLFLLAARTFIGGSLDSSIELMMRIGYCNTHLNVIPCINTIHTYHISALLDDGQIIIGQSQISHPSKTPKTLLTPQASLYMSNPKSNHLVKSDSSSTTTYTSANEENTQEDYGNPLYILPELRNSQLHFDKSQEDDKLDAKISKIFYINPYGEEVRPVGNERVKQKIHDADMVVYSIGSLMTSLMPIIILGNIAETLYQSSSKKIKKVLLINNKYDRETYGLSGYEYIKFIVDSMKEAVMYQNSRKSEQLDLSILSENKSWKCFITDIVYLSEGDIKINPLEFKDHEIKFHEIQSDILDNDSLANILLRVNADR; from the coding sequence ATGAACGTGGTTGTATTTTCTGGTGGTACTGCTACTAATTCCTTAACTCCGTGTTTCAATAAGATATGTTTGAAAGGGTCAGATTCAGACCGTGAATTGAATGAAGGAACCGATAGTAACAGTGAGCAATATGGGAATTTGACATATGTTTTGCCAATTTCTGATAATGGTGGTTCAACTAGTGAAATTTTAAGAGTCTTTGGCGGGCCTGCATTAGGCGATATTAGATCAAGAATTGTAAGACTGATTAATGACGAAGATCTGAAATATGTGTTCTCCTACAGACTGTCAAAGGACGAACAAAAAGCTAAAAAGGAATGGAACTCTATCGTTGAAGGCGAACACGATCTCTGGAGCTCAATTTCTCCtgttttaaaagaattagtAAGGTCATTCTTGATTTCAATCCACACTgagatattgaaaagagCTAGATCATCAAGCAATTCttttaacttttcaaaGGCTTCCATCGGTAACTTATTCTTATTGGCTGCAAGAACATTTATTGGAGGTTCATTAGATTCATCAATTGAGCTAATGATGAGAATTGGTTATTGCAACACACACCTTAACGTCATTCCATGTATTAATACTATACATACATACCATATCTCTGCGTTGTTAGATGATGGACAAATTATTATAGGTCAATCTCAAATTTCGCATCCCTCCAAAACGCCTAAAACATTGTTAACTCCACAAGCAAGTTTGTATATGAGCAATCCTAAATCAAATCACCTAGTTAAGAGCGATTCATCTTCTACTACAACGTATACCAGTgcaaatgaagaaaatacaCAAGAAGACTATGGTAAtccattatatattttgcCAGAATTGAGAAACTCCCAACTTCATTTTGACAAATCACAAGAAGATGATAAATTAGATGCaaagatttcaaaaatattttacattaATCCCTACGGGGAAGAGGTAAGACCAGTTGGTAATGAAAGagtaaaacaaaaaatacatGATGCCGATATGGTAGTTTATTCAATTGGTTCTCTGATGACCTCTTTGATGCCAATTATAATTCTAGGAAACATTGCCGAGACTTTGTATCAATCTAGTTctaaaaaaatcaaaaaggTTTTActgataaataataaatatgataGAGAAACATATGGTTTATCAGGCTATGAGTATATTAAGTTTATTGTGGATTCTATGAAAGAGGCAGTGATGTATCAAAATTCTAGAAAAAGTGAACAACTGGATTTGAGTATCCTGTCTGAAAATAAAAGCTGGAAATGTTTTATTACAGATATAGTTTATCTTTCTGAAGgtgatattaaaattaatccACTTGAGTTCAAGGATCATGAGATTAAATTCCATGAAATTCAATCGGATATTTTAGACAATGACTCTTTGGCTAATATTTTGTTACGAGTTAATGCCGATagataa
- the TPHA0O01290 gene encoding uncharacterized protein: MRCQQVRVRMKNNFSFFEGLDEFFEKEETEDGVAGDAVRSRWIACVRWRVARCHGRGHRQRQESRAAVRVALAVKGQEVRVSSPVRQRCSRWVVSGMYVCACPVDVGCRRCSIRNCLAMPRRCNCVHMRQVLVAGLLVCPLAIKGPHSLHRCYPLSLCLALPSIESVLSSIGEARHRYLQ; this comes from the coding sequence ATGAGATGTCAACAGGTAAGAGTTagaatgaaaaataatttttcatttttcgAAGGACTCGATGAGTTTTTcgaaaaagaagaaacagAAGACGGTGTCGCCGGCGATGCGGTGCGGTCGAGGTGGATTGCGTGTGTGCGATGGCGGGTAGCGCGCTGTCACGGACGCGGTCACCGCCAACGACAGGAGTCACGTGCTGCTGTCCGGGTAGCGCTAGCAGTGAAGGGCCAGGAGGTCCGGGTAAGCAGCCCGGTGCGACAGAGGTGCAGCAGATGGGTCGTCTCTGGTATGTATGTGTGTGCGTGCCCGGTGGATGTGGGATGTCGACGGTGTAGCATAAGGAACTGCTTGGCGATGCCCCGTCGCTGCAATTGTGTCCATATGCGACAAGTGCTCGTGGCCGGGCTATTGGTATGCCCGCTGGCAATAAAGGGACCGCATTCACTACATCGTTGTTACCCGCTCTCGCTGTGCCTCGCTTTGCCCAGCATCGAAAGTGTCCTCAGTTCGATCGGAGAAGCAAGACACCGCTACCTACAGTGA
- the CLD1 gene encoding carboxylic ester hydrolase (similar to Saccharomyces cerevisiae YGR110W; ancestral locus Anc_3.454) has translation MHRYLKELLDNLRTIKLREKVIDFSGSNLNLIEKPSRLTSPSIPNAAAAPTASTAPTALSLFELIKQFPRLFPRSFMKSFQDYKQFHSDVENFQVRLLETLPYFPDPSNGIYSKITNTIVDDEGSSINEFVVYPSNISVPSEKLKHLIFVHGYGAGLGFFLKNLENIKLLNDEWCVHAIDLPGYGFSTRAKFPFQVGKHRHDQVNEWFHSRIRNWMHQRNLLQHSQNNFLIAHSLGAYLMALYVDKHPNDLQKILMCSPAGIGDSMNLKKKTPAWWFEKLWERNISPFTLVRSSSYIGSKLTSGWTYRRFSSLLSQNNLKQFEALHKYTYSIFNQRGSGEYLLNFALKCGGGPRYPLEKTLFMNNDKGISKSSTEWIWAYGDNDWMDKNGGIRVSEILTKQLKKRSEVYIVPRAGHHLYFDNHQFFNDLILKEMECMK, from the coding sequence ATGCACAGATACTTAAAGGAACTTCTAGATAATTTGAGAACAATTAAGCTTCGAGAAAAGgttattgatttttctggttcaaatttgaatttgattgAAAAACCCTCTAGATTAACATCACCTTCTATCCCAAATGCTGCAGCTGCACCAACGGCATCTACTGCACCAACGgcattatcattatttgagCTGATTAAACAATTTCCAAGGTTGTTTCCAAGAAGCTTCATGAAATCTTTTCAAGATTATAAGCAGTTTCACAGTGATGTTGAAAATTTCCAGGTACGCCTGTTGGAAACTTTACCTTATTTTCCTGATCCAAGCAATGgaatttattcaaagatCACTAACACCATCGTTGATGATGAAGGGTCTTCTATCAACGAATTTGTAGTATATCCTTCGAATATTTCAGTCCCAAGTGAGaaattaaaacatttaatatttgttcATGGCTACGGTGCGGGACTGGGTTTTTTTCTGAAGAATCTGGAGAATATCAAATTGTTAAACGATGAATGGTGTGTACATGCAATTGATTTGCCGGGCTATGGGTTCTCCACAAGAGCAAAATTTCCGTTCCAGGTTGGAAAGCATAGGCATGACCAAGTGAACGAATGGTTTCATTCTAGAATCAGAAACTGGATGCATCAGAGAAACCTTCTGCAACATTCACAGAATAACTTTCTTATTGCCCATTCTTTGGGTGCATATCTAATGGCATTATATGTTGATAAGCACCCTAATgatttacaaaaaatattaatgtgTTCGCCAGCAGGTATTGGCGACTCCATGAATCTTAAAAAGAAGACACCGGCTTGGTGGTTTGAAAAACTTTGGGAAAGGAATATTTCACCATTCACTTTAGTAAGGAGCAGTTCCTATATTGGTTCTAAACTAACAAGTGGATGGACCTATAGGAGATTCTCATCATTACTTtcacaaaataatttgaagCAGTTTGAAGCCTTGcataaatatacatattcGATTTTCAATCAAAGAGGCTCGGgagaatatttattgaattttgcATTAAAATGTGGTGGAGGCCCTCGGTATCCTTTGGAAAAGACCTTGTTTATGAATAATGACAAAGGAATCTCTAAAAGCTCGACTGAGTGGATTTGGGCATATGGTGACAATGACTGGATGGATAAAAACGGAGGGATTAGAGTAAGTGAAATCTTGACgaaacaattgaaaaaacgAAGCGAGGTTTACATTGTTCCGAGAGCTGGTCATCATCTATATTTCGATAAccatcaatttttcaatgacTTGATCTTGAAGGAGATGGAATGcatgaaataa
- the TPHA0O01260 gene encoding uncharacterized protein (similar to Saccharomyces cerevisiae PES4 (YFR023W) and MIP6 (YHR015W); ancestral locus Anc_1.357), translating to MVELTDNGRQVLNLISSNIERKPQCQQLSKLVTKNNVFSKSRTNQMNENDELAVDMISSSSVSNGIIQKSDMFTKPKKKNITKKKVSLFVGNLPEHVTEEMLKEKFNDYKSIISIKVCRDSVSKRSLGYCYFNFEDSASAEDFTERYNYKVLFDNKEIKIMPSLRNSFFRKNVGTNVFFCNLPLNDGLKNEEDAEREVKLTTRIFYETFRKYGKILSCKLDYRKNIGFVYYEDDVSAKKAIKSFNNKIYFGKKILCGLHFDKNVRSNPDFEKKKQQLDSDIFIREELLTDEDAKDKSIVDQISSKSNDDVEDNDNIGYSITQKNKIEDDVSIAATVNGDSERRNDANNENKLKKVFPNSVFIKNLPIDTTDEEILNHFSSIGPLKSVFSSKVNKFDSVWSIVTYKKIADACFSITHFNKTLFKDRIIQLAKAHSKDIKAGPAVKDYGIHTGPENYNTVVFVNNISSQCDELFLTKLLNESNKTFEEVRFLKAKNDKDSFRMSCTINCHTQAEATRIQEFLNKKVIFGNVVHANIRSKFVNNSYTPQFYQYSRRSHYPSNDIPKKYFHYANPYYYQQYYHKNYYNNMLPYYYNHFYFKNIAIQNMNNNWVDIEQNEILNDLKDAVKFYCRKINENSNLKDSDISCISEYIFNVFGRSDVNKLKETIMINPNGDDNEMLLEKILEASKCLGYDI from the coding sequence ATGGTTGAATTAACAGATAACGGACGTCAGGTATTGAATTTGATATCGTCAAACATTGAGAGAAAACCTCAGTGCCAGCAATTGAGTAAACTTGtcacaaaaaataatgtttttagTAAATCAAGAACAAATCAAatgaatgaaaatgatgagTTGGCTGTTGACATGATATCGAGTTCTTCTGTTTCCAATggaattattcaaaaatctGATATGTTTACCAAaccaaaaaagaaaaatattactaaAAAAAAGGTATCACTATTTGTTGGTAATCTTCCTGAGCATGTAACAGAAGAAATGTTAAAGGAGAAATTCAATGATTATAAATCGATAATCTCCATTAAAGTTTGTAGAGATTCTGTTTCAAAAAGATCTTTAggttattgttattttaattttgagGATTCAGCTAGTGCAGAAGATTTTACAGAaagatataattataaagttttatttgataataaagaaataaaaataatgccGTCTCTAAgaaattcatttttcagAAAGAATGTTGGAAcaaatgtatttttttgtaatttacCACTTAATGAtggtttgaaaaatgaagaagatgcTGAAAGAGAGGTGAAGTTAACaacaagaatattttatgaaaCATTCAGAAAATATGgtaaaattttatcatgTAAATTAGAttatagaaaaaatattggatTTGTTTATTACGAGGATGATGTTTCAGCTAAGAAGGCAattaaaagtttcaataataaaatatattttggaaaGAAAATTCTATGTGGTTTACATTTTGACAAAAATGTAAGATCAAACCctgattttgaaaagaaaaagcaACAGTTAGATTCAGATATTTTCATAAgagaagaattattaactgATGAAGATGCAAAAGATAAAAGTATTGTTGATCAAATTAGCTCTAAGTCAAACGATGACGTTGAAGATAATGACAATATTGGATACAGTATTACccaaaagaataaaatagaagatGATGTATCTATAGCAGCTACAGTAAATGGCGATAGTGAGAGAAGGAATGATgctaataatgaaaataaattaaagaaagtGTTCCCAAATTCggtatttattaaaaatttaccaATAGACACAACAGATGAGgaaatattgaatcatTTTAGTAGTATCGGACCATTGAAATCAGTTTTCTCTTCtaaagttaataaattcGATTCAGTTTGGTCAATTGTTACCTATAAAAAAATAGCAGATGCATGTTTTTCTATTACACATTTCaataaaactttatttaaagatagaataattcaattaGCTAAAGCACACTCAAAAGATATAAAAGCTGGACCAGCGGTGAAAGATTATGGGATTCATACAGGGCcagaaaattataatactgtggtttttgtaaataatatcagTAGTCAATGTGACGAACTATTTCTTACAaagttattaaatgaatctAATAAGACATTCGAGGAGGTAAGGTTTTTGAAAGCAAAAAATGACAAAGATTCATTTAGAATGTCATGTACTATTAATTGTCATACACAAGCCGAAGCCACCAGAATTCAAGAATTTTTGAACAAGAAAGTAATATTCGGTAATGTCGTACATGCCAATATTAGATCTAAGtttgttaataattcttaTACACCACAATTTTACCAATATTCAAGGAGAAGTCATTATCCTAGTAATGATATCCctaagaaatattttcattatgCTAATCCATATTATTACCAACAATATTACCACAAAAATTACTACAATAACATGCTACCTTATTACTACAATCATTTTTacttcaaaaatattgcTATTCagaatatgaataataattggGTTGATATAGAACAAAAcgaaatattaaatgatcTGAAAGATGCAGTCAAATTTTATTGTCGTAAAATTAATGagaattcaaatttgaagGATTCTGATATTTCCTGTATCagtgaatatatatttaatgtttttgGACGTAGCGACGTTAACAAATTGAAGGAAACAATAATGATCAATCCAAATGgtgatgataatgaaatgttattggaaaaaatattagagGCAAGTAAGTGTTTAGGTTACGatatttga
- the TPHA0O01300 gene encoding proline--tRNA ligase (similar to Saccharomyces cerevisiae YHR020W; ancestral locus Anc_1.352): MASIVDSFKQLCISQDTDSPTAEVKSLVFKPKTPKSATPVPILVVALAETKTPANLIASETNSKDPRLARDDVFKSFFNVDNGKLFNLSHLLNLSASSEIQILIDQELVNRKDSDLVFKLNDEIKITGANLVDGFLLNDSNGFHKFAKIVDFSKEVESPSPQETAEAKKQQQKKKKEAAATAKIEDAKLIGITVDKALDFPGWYQQILTKGEMLDYYDVSGCYILRPASYAIWEKIQEYFDAKIKKIGVKNAYFPMFVSSRVLEKEKDHIEGFAPEVAWVTKAGSSDLEEPIAIRPTSETVMYPYYSKWIKSHRDLPLKLNQWNSVVRWEFKHPQPFLRTREFLWQEGHTVFLTKEEAESEVLQILDFYAGVYEELLAVPVVKGKKTEKEKFAGGEFTTTVEGYIPQTGRGIQGATSHHLGQNFSKMFNITVENPLGTEHPKVFAHQNSWGLSTRVIGVMTMIHSDNKGLVIPPRVSQYQAVVIPLGITSKTSEEQRKAIHESAKKVEARLLESGIRIFGDYNDNYTPGWKFSQYELKGVPIRIEMGPKDIEQNHVTVVRRNDSKKYTVPLDELEKRIPEILDELHDSLYSKAKESFDEHRVQVSEWKEFVPALNKKNVIVAPWCGVMECEEDIKESSGKQDDGEEIEVDDKSPSMGAKSLCIPFEQPELKPGQKCIKCDREAVNFTMFGRSY; this comes from the coding sequence ATGGCTTCAATCGTCGACTCTTTTAAGCAGCTATGTATCTCCCAAGATACTGATTCTCCAACCGCAGAGGTGAAGTCTTTGGTTTTCAAGCCAAAGACTCCAAAGTCTGCCACTCCAGTACCTATTTTGGTTGTCGCTTTGGCTGAAACTAAGACTCCTGCAAATTTGATTGCGAGCGAAACTAATTCAAAGGATCCAAGATTGGCAAGAGACGATGTCTTCAAATCTTTCTTCAATGTCGACAATGGGAAGTTGTTCAATTTAAGCCATTTGCTGAATTTATCTGCATCTAgtgaaattcaaattttgatCGATCAGGAACTTGTTAACAGAAAGGATTCAGATCTCGTCTTCAAATTGAATGatgaaatcaaaatcaCGGGTGCCAACCTAGTTGACGGATTCCTGTTAAATGACTCAAACGGTTTCCACAAGTTCGCCaaaattgttgatttcTCAAAAGAGGTCGAATCTCCTTCTCCTCAAGAAACCGCTGAAGctaaaaaacaacaacaaaagaagaagaaagaagcAGCTGCTACTGCAAAGATCGAGGACGCCAAGTTGATTGGTATCACAGTCGACAAAGCTTTGGACTTCCCAGGTTGGTACCAACAAATTTTAACCAAAGGTGAAATGTTGGATTATTACGATGTCTCAGGTTGCTATATTTTAAGACCTGCTTCTTATGCTATTTGGGagaaaattcaagaatATTTCGATGCCAAGATTAAGAAGATTGGCGTTAAGAATGCATATTTCCCAATGTTCGTCTCGTCAAGAGTCCTAGAAAAGGAGAAAGATCACATTGAAGGTTTCGCTCCGGAAGTTGCCTGGGTTACAAAGGCTGGTTCTTCTGATTTGGAGGAACCGATCGCAATCAGACCTACTTCAGAAACTGTCATGTATCCATATTACTCTAAATGGATTAAATCTCATAGAGATTTACCATTGAAGCTGAATCAATGGAACTCGGTCGTTAGATGGGAGTTTAAACACCCACAACCTTTCCTAAGAACAAGAGAATTCTTATGGCAAGAAGGTCACACTGTCTTCTTAACTAAAGAAGAAGCCGAAAGTGAAGTCTTACAAATTCTAGACTTTTACGCTGGTGTCTACGAAGAATTATTAGCTGTCCCAGTCGTCAAGGGTAAGAAAACtgaaaaggaaaaattTGCGGGTGGTGAATTCACTACTACTGTTGAAGGCTATATCCCACAAACAGGAAGAGGTATCCAAGGTGCCACCTCCCATCACTTGGGCCAAAACTTCTCTAAGATGTTTAACATCACTGTCGAGAACCCATTAGGTACCGAACATCCAAAGGTTTTCGCACACCAAAACTCATGGGGTTTATCCACAAGAGTCATCGGTGTCATGACTATGATTCATTCTGATAACAAGGGTTTGGTCATCCCACCAAGAGTCTCCCAATACCAAGCTGTTGTTATCCCATTAGGTATCACCAGCAAAACTTCTGAAGAACAACGTAAGGCTATTCATGAGTCCGCTAAGAAGGTTGAAGCACGTTTACTTGAATCTGGTATTAGAATCTTCGGTGACTATAATGATAACTACACTCCAGGTTGGAAATTCTCTCAATACGAATTAAAGGGTGTTCCAATTCGTATTGAAATGGGTCCAAAGGATATCGAACAAAACCATGTCACTGTTGTTAGAAGAAACGATTCTAAAAAATACACTGTTCCATTAGATGAACTGGAAAAGCGTATTCCAGAAATTTTAGACGAATTACATGATTCTTTATACTCAAAGGCTAAAGAATCTTTCGATGAACACAGAGTTCAAGTTAGCGAATGGAAAGAGTTCGTTCCAGCCTTAAACAAGAAAAACGTTATTGTAGCTCCATGGTGTGGTGTTATGGAATGtgaagaagatattaaGGAATCTTCTGGTAAACAAGATGACGGTGAAGAAATAGAAGTTGATGATAAATCTCCAAGCATGGGTGCTAAATCACTATGTATTCCATTCGAACAACCAGAATTGAAGCCAGGTCAAAAGTGTATTAAATGTGACCGTGAAGCTGTTAATTTTACAATGTTTGGTCGTTCTTACTAA
- the TPHA0O01280 gene encoding SYLF and SH3 domain-containing protein (similar to Saccharomyces cerevisiae LSB3 (YFR024C-A) and YSC84 (YHR016C); ancestral locus Anc_1.356): MGINNPIPRSLKSETKKAAKVLSSFVKPNQVFGADQVIPPDVLRRAKGLAIVTVLKAGFLFSGRAGSGVIVARLPDGSWSAPSAIAMAGGGAGGMVGIELTDFVFILNTKQAVKSFSEFGTITLGGNVSVSAGPLGRSAEYAASASTKAVASVFAYSKSKGLFAGVSVEGSAFIERREANRKFYGDKCTTKMILSGRIRPPPHADPLFRVLESRAFNYRQRGYDDDYDERRDRDYDTDSFYNDIPDSFSSNDDYDYDPRGGSRSRAGSRARGGYDDFDNSDSDDYYGSRNSRSNVAGSRYGRNDGYGSDSDDYDRNSTRDYYAENRRTPANRTSSYGRPSSSRTNTRWEDEIYDNENNVDDVSNRFSRARISSNNNSANRERRASRSSYNDGVSHAGPKAVALYTFSGEESGDLSFKKGDVIAILKKSDSQDDWWTGRVNGKEGIFPANYVELV; encoded by the coding sequence ATGGGTATCAACAATCCTATTCCAAGAAGTTTGAAATCAGAGACGAAAAAGGCTGCCAAAGTCCTGTCAAGTTTCGTCAAGCCAAATCAGGTTTTTGGTGCAGACCAGGTCATCCCCCCAGACGTCCTAAGAAGAGCTAAAGGTCTAGCAATCGTCACCGTCTTGAAAGCCGGGTTCTTGTTCTCCGGCAGAGCAGGGTCCGGTGTCATTGTCGCAAGGTTGCCAGATGGCTCATGGAGTGCCCCTTCTGCAATAGCAATGGCAGGCGGGGGTGCTGGTGGTATGGTCGGTATCGAGTTGACCGACTTCGTTTTCATTCTGAACACAAAACAAGCAGTTAAATCGTTCTCAGAGTTCGGTACAATCACTTTGGGTGGTAACGTCTCTGTCTCAGCAGGTCCATTGGGTAGAAGTGCGGAGTACGCTGCAAGTGCCTCGACAAAAGCAGTCGCCTCTGTGTTCGCCTACTCAAAGAGTAAAGGTCTGTTCGCAGGTGTCTCCGTCGAAGGTTCAGCATTCATCGAGAGAAGAGAAGCAAACAGAAAGTTCTATGGCGACAAATGTACTacaaaaatgattttatcaGGTAGAATTAGACCTCCACCACACGCCGACCCATTATTCAGGGTCTTAGAATCCAGAGCATTCAATTACAGACAGCGCGGTTATGACGATGATTACGACGAGCGTAGGGATCGTGACTACGACACAGACAGTTTCTATAATGACATCCCAGATTCCTTCTCTTCAAATGACGACTACGACTACGATCCAAGAGGTGGTTCCAGATCTAGAGCAGGCTCACGAGCTCGTGGTGGCTACGATGACTTCGATAATAGCGATAGCGACGACTATTACGGAAGCAGAAATAGCCGTTCCAACGTAGCAGGATCCAGATACGGTAGAAACGATGGTTATGGCTCAGATAGTGATGATTATGACAGAAATAGCACGAGAGATTATTATGCAGAAAATAGAAGAACCCCTGCCAATAGAACCTCCTCATATGGGAGACCAAGTAGCAGCAGAACCAACACCCGTTGGGAAGATGAAATatatgataatgaaaataatgtcGATGATGTATCAAATAGATTCTCCAGGGCAAGAATCTCGAGCAATAACAACAGTGCAAATAGAGAAAGAAGAGCTTCAAGAAGTTCATACAACGACGGAGTTAGTCATGCTGGTCCAAAGGCTGTGGCTCTATACACATTCAGCGGTGAAGAATCCGGGGATTTATCTTTTAAGAAAGGTGATGTGATTGCTATCTTAAAGAAATCGGATTCACAAGACGATTGGTGGACTGGTAGAGTGAACGGTAAAGAAGGTATATTCCCTGCAAATTATGTCGAATTAGTATAA